A section of the Kribbella sp. HUAS MG21 genome encodes:
- a CDS encoding Na+/H+ antiporter translates to MHIAIEVVALVAVVAAGAALARRLGISAPLLLVIIGIAASYLPFVPRVELEPEVVLVGFLPPLLYSAAIRTSLVDFTKHRRSIGLLSVGLVAFTALGVGVVAWWLLGRVAESIGQEPLPFWAAFAIGAVVAPPDAVAATAIAKRVGLPRRVVTILEGESLLNDATALVCLRTAIAAAVVAPTVLHVGVDFLRAAGGGVLVGFVVTFVLAKIRRRFTDPVLDTTLSLTAPFIAYIAAENHYVHASGVVAVVVTGLLLGHKAPVIQSAKSRMSERTNWRTFQFLLENTVFLLIGLQTRWILDDLTESPLPAWLIATTTVAVYVAVVLLRPIWVFPTTMLSRRVLGRSRPGPVSASALVVVSWAGMRGVVTLAAVFTLPEDTPHREVLVFIALAVTAGTLLVQGSTLPWLVRRLRLPGPDPAEDALQEAAVLQGAHRAAIAKLDEIAAPTDPQAVLDVLRQRGEARAQAAWERLGRPETEYETPSEAYRRLRIAMLEAERAHILKVRDAGLVADEVLQRAQNALDVEESILDRDEDDDVGGRSEDLKPKTTPGGACEHLEQAPVVVAPNTPDGCEECLAEGATWVHLRLCLDCGHVGCCDSSVGKHASKHHDGTRHPVMRSFEPGETWRWCFVDEKLG, encoded by the coding sequence GTGCATATCGCGATCGAGGTCGTGGCCCTCGTCGCCGTCGTCGCGGCCGGTGCCGCGCTGGCGCGGCGGCTCGGGATCTCGGCCCCCTTGTTGCTGGTGATCATCGGGATCGCCGCGTCGTACCTGCCGTTCGTCCCGCGGGTCGAACTCGAGCCCGAGGTGGTGCTGGTCGGGTTCCTGCCGCCGCTGCTCTACTCGGCGGCGATCAGGACCAGCCTGGTCGACTTCACCAAGCACCGGCGGTCGATCGGGCTGCTCTCGGTCGGTCTGGTCGCGTTCACCGCGCTGGGCGTCGGCGTGGTCGCCTGGTGGCTGCTCGGCCGGGTCGCGGAGTCGATCGGCCAGGAGCCGCTGCCGTTCTGGGCCGCGTTCGCGATCGGCGCCGTGGTCGCGCCGCCCGACGCGGTCGCCGCGACCGCGATCGCCAAGCGCGTCGGACTCCCCCGCCGCGTGGTCACGATCCTCGAAGGCGAGAGCCTGCTGAACGACGCGACCGCGCTGGTCTGCCTGCGGACGGCGATCGCGGCCGCCGTGGTCGCCCCGACCGTGCTGCACGTCGGCGTGGACTTCCTGCGGGCGGCCGGCGGCGGTGTCCTGGTCGGTTTCGTCGTCACGTTCGTGCTGGCGAAGATCCGCCGCCGGTTCACCGACCCGGTGCTGGACACCACGCTCAGCCTGACCGCGCCGTTCATCGCCTACATCGCGGCCGAGAACCACTACGTGCACGCGTCCGGCGTCGTGGCGGTCGTGGTCACCGGTCTCCTGCTCGGGCACAAGGCGCCGGTCATCCAGTCGGCGAAGTCGCGGATGTCGGAGCGGACGAACTGGCGGACGTTCCAGTTCCTGCTGGAGAACACGGTCTTCCTGCTGATCGGCCTGCAGACCCGGTGGATCCTCGACGACCTCACCGAGAGCCCGCTGCCGGCCTGGCTGATCGCGACCACCACCGTCGCGGTGTACGTCGCCGTGGTGCTGCTGCGGCCGATCTGGGTGTTCCCGACGACCATGCTCTCCCGGCGCGTCCTCGGGCGGTCGCGTCCCGGGCCGGTTTCGGCGTCCGCACTGGTCGTCGTGTCATGGGCCGGTATGCGCGGGGTGGTCACGCTGGCGGCGGTCTTCACGCTGCCCGAGGACACGCCGCACCGCGAAGTACTCGTGTTCATCGCGTTGGCCGTCACCGCGGGCACGCTGCTCGTCCAGGGCTCGACCCTGCCGTGGCTGGTCCGGCGCTTGCGGCTCCCGGGGCCCGACCCGGCGGAGGACGCGCTGCAGGAAGCCGCCGTACTGCAGGGAGCTCATCGAGCCGCGATCGCGAAGCTCGACGAGATCGCGGCGCCGACCGATCCGCAGGCCGTTCTCGACGTACTGCGCCAGCGCGGCGAGGCGCGGGCCCAGGCGGCGTGGGAGCGGCTCGGGCGGCCGGAGACCGAGTACGAGACGCCGAGCGAGGCGTACCGGCGGTTGCGGATCGCGATGCTCGAGGCCGAACGTGCCCACATCCTGAAGGTCCGCGACGCCGGGCTGGTCGCCGACGAGGTCCTGCAGCGCGCGCAGAACGCGCTCGACGTCGAGGAGTCGATCCTCGACCGCGACGAGGACGACGACGTCGGCGGCCGCTCCGAGGACCTGAAGCCGAAGACGACGCCGGGCGGGGCGTGCGAGCACCTGGAGCAGGCGCCGGTCGTGGTCGCACCGAACACGCCGGACGGCTGCGAGGAGTGCCTGGCCGAGGGCGCCACGTGGGTCCATCTGCGGCTGTGTCTCGACTGCGGCCACGTCGGGTGCTGTGACTCGTCGGTGGGGAAGCATGCCAGCAAGCACCACGACGGGACCAGGCACCCGGTGATGCGCAGCTTCGAGCCGGGCGAGACGTGGCGCTGGTGCTTCGTCGACGAGAAGCTAGGTTGA
- a CDS encoding cold shock domain-containing protein, giving the protein MERRTGEDGGVVRVWYDEEGWGVVDCPSTPGGCWTHFSVIEADGFRSLTPGDEVRVHWESPGQDGYDYRATWVR; this is encoded by the coding sequence ATGGAGCGTCGTACCGGCGAGGACGGCGGTGTCGTCCGCGTCTGGTACGACGAGGAGGGCTGGGGCGTCGTGGACTGCCCCAGCACTCCCGGCGGGTGCTGGACGCACTTCTCGGTGATCGAGGCCGACGGGTTCCGGTCGTTGACGCCGGGCGACGAGGTGCGGGTGCACTGGGAGTCGCCCGGGCAGGACGGGTACGACTACCGGGCGACCTGGGTGCGCTGA
- a CDS encoding HIT family protein, whose amino-acid sequence MADCLFCSIIAGTTPAQFVLETPEVVGFLDIRPVFKGHTLIVPRTHVATMVELSDKLMVPLFGAARSVADAVRTAFDAQGSFVAVNNVVSQSVPHLHVHVVPRTKGDGLRGFFWPRTKYTDTAEAEEYAGKLRAALGD is encoded by the coding sequence ATGGCCGACTGTCTCTTCTGCTCGATCATCGCCGGTACGACGCCCGCACAGTTCGTGCTGGAGACGCCCGAGGTCGTCGGGTTCCTGGACATCCGGCCGGTGTTCAAGGGCCACACGCTGATCGTGCCGCGGACGCATGTCGCGACGATGGTCGAGCTGAGCGACAAGCTGATGGTGCCGCTGTTCGGGGCGGCGCGCTCGGTCGCGGACGCCGTACGGACCGCGTTCGACGCGCAGGGGTCGTTCGTCGCCGTGAACAACGTCGTGTCGCAGTCGGTGCCGCATCTGCATGTCCATGTGGTGCCGCGGACCAAGGGCGACGGCCTGCGCGGGTTCTTCTGGCCGCGAACGAAGTACACCGACACCGCCGAGGCCGAGGAGTACGCGGGCAAGCTCCGCGCGGCGCTGGGCGACTGA
- a CDS encoding GNAT family N-acetyltransferase — protein sequence MGEVHAASWGAAYAPFFPEDVAREGIASRLTRWHERLASGNGVVMVGFVGERALAMAWVSESESHAGKAEIHSFYTHPDGWGSGVSAYLMDATLRELRADGYERVHLWTLKDTPQSRRFYTKCGFLETGATQTRDFGDGNPLPQVEYERAC from the coding sequence GTGGGGGAGGTGCATGCTGCGTCGTGGGGTGCGGCCTACGCGCCGTTCTTTCCCGAGGACGTTGCGCGGGAGGGGATTGCGAGTCGGCTGACCAGGTGGCACGAGCGGCTGGCGTCGGGCAACGGCGTTGTCATGGTCGGGTTCGTCGGTGAGCGGGCGCTGGCGATGGCCTGGGTGAGTGAGTCGGAGAGCCACGCGGGCAAAGCTGAGATTCACAGCTTCTACACGCACCCGGACGGCTGGGGGAGCGGCGTCTCCGCCTATTTGATGGATGCGACGTTGCGCGAGCTGCGAGCCGACGGATACGAGCGCGTCCACCTCTGGACGCTCAAGGACACCCCGCAGTCCCGCCGCTTCTACACCAAGTGCGGCTTCCTCGAGACCGGCGCGACGCAGACGCGCGACTTCGGCGACGGGAACCCGCTGCCACAGGTGGAGTACGAGCGCGCCTGCTGA
- a CDS encoding alkaline phosphatase D family protein, producing MAGLTTLTAPGTAAATPVRQDPFTLGVASGDPWPDGFVLWTRLAVDPIAENGLGGMPNRAYGVQWQVATDEQFRRVVKAGVAVARPEYAHAVHVTVHGLQPGREYYYRFRAEGYVSRTGRTRTAPARGTMPHELAMSFVSCSQFEHGWFTAYRRLAEDRPDLVLHLGDYQYEYTKNTYVAPGGNVRDHDGPETTDLASYRQRHAQYKTDPDLQAAHAVAPWLVVWDDHELDNNWADEYYEKPEIPQPDFLQRRAAGFQAYYENMPLRESSKPRGIDLQLFRRVHWGELATFHMLDTRQYRDDQGCGDGYKDCPAAVDPKRSITGARQEEWLLDGFRRSDARWDILGQQVFFAQRDNNQGPLKVTSMDSWDGYVASRDRITRGWIDAGVRNPVVLTGDVHAHWASDLKLDYDDPTSPTVGSELVCSSITSGGDGADSGTTAHPWLTWNPHLRFQNNLRGYVNTTITREAVVADFRTIRSVRTKDAEVFTRAQFTVEDGKPGLHLTADNPPAAAARTLAASETSAVDTVAWETARP from the coding sequence GTGGCCGGCCTGACAACCCTGACCGCCCCGGGCACCGCGGCGGCGACCCCCGTCCGGCAGGACCCGTTCACGCTCGGCGTCGCCAGCGGCGACCCGTGGCCCGACGGCTTCGTGCTGTGGACCCGCCTCGCCGTCGACCCGATCGCCGAGAACGGCCTTGGCGGCATGCCGAACCGTGCGTACGGCGTCCAGTGGCAGGTCGCGACCGACGAGCAGTTCCGCCGCGTCGTGAAGGCCGGTGTCGCGGTCGCCCGCCCGGAGTACGCGCACGCCGTCCACGTCACCGTCCACGGCCTGCAGCCCGGCCGCGAGTACTACTACCGCTTCCGCGCCGAGGGCTACGTCTCGCGCACCGGCCGCACCAGGACCGCTCCGGCGCGCGGGACGATGCCGCACGAGCTGGCGATGTCGTTCGTGTCCTGTTCGCAGTTCGAGCACGGCTGGTTCACGGCGTACCGCCGGCTGGCCGAGGACCGCCCGGACCTGGTCCTGCACCTCGGCGACTACCAGTACGAGTACACCAAGAACACGTACGTCGCGCCGGGCGGCAACGTCCGTGACCACGACGGCCCGGAGACGACCGACCTGGCGTCGTACCGGCAGCGGCACGCGCAGTACAAGACCGACCCGGACCTGCAGGCCGCGCACGCGGTCGCGCCGTGGCTGGTGGTCTGGGACGACCACGAGCTCGACAACAACTGGGCCGACGAGTACTACGAGAAGCCGGAGATCCCGCAGCCGGACTTCCTGCAGCGCCGGGCGGCCGGATTCCAGGCGTACTACGAGAACATGCCGCTGCGGGAGTCCTCGAAGCCGCGCGGCATCGACCTGCAGCTGTTCCGGCGCGTGCACTGGGGTGAGCTGGCGACGTTCCACATGCTCGACACCCGGCAGTACCGCGACGACCAGGGCTGCGGCGACGGCTACAAGGACTGCCCGGCCGCCGTCGACCCGAAGCGGTCGATCACCGGTGCGCGGCAGGAGGAGTGGCTGCTCGACGGTTTCCGCCGGTCCGACGCGCGCTGGGACATCCTCGGCCAGCAGGTGTTCTTCGCGCAGCGCGACAACAACCAGGGCCCGTTGAAGGTGACGTCGATGGACTCCTGGGACGGGTACGTCGCCTCGCGCGACCGGATCACCCGCGGCTGGATCGACGCCGGCGTCCGCAACCCCGTCGTACTCACCGGCGACGTGCACGCTCACTGGGCGTCGGACCTGAAGCTCGACTACGACGACCCGACCTCGCCGACGGTGGGCTCGGAGCTCGTCTGCTCGTCGATCACGAGCGGCGGCGACGGCGCCGACTCCGGCACCACTGCCCACCCGTGGCTGACCTGGAACCCGCACCTGCGGTTCCAGAACAACCTGCGCGGCTACGTGAACACCACGATCACCCGCGAGGCCGTGGTCGCCGACTTCCGCACCATCCGGTCGGTCCGCACCAAGGACGCGGAGGTCTTCACCCGGGCCCAGTTCACCGTCGAGGACGGTAAGCCCGGCCTGCACCTGACCGCCGACAACCCGCCGGCCGCCGCCGCCCGCACCCTCGCGGCATCCGAGACGTCGGCAGTCGACACCGTCGCCTGGGAAACCGCGCGCCCGTAA
- a CDS encoding CocE/NonD family hydrolase has translation MRRRVLALSAVVALLLTPVVPAAAESTVTSGCVASVPEPGTTTPVRICYSLFKPAAASSQHTVPLIFHSHGWAGSRTTDPAAFKAWLDAGFGVLSFDQRSFGQSTGVAHVMNPDFEGRDVVKLVDLVAGLDWVTKQGPGDPLIGATGGSYGGGYQFAGAFTELRDSGRTRFDALAPEITWWDLKESLAPQEAARTMWLSILFAGGGTHLPPSVSKAFVTLIATGGWPPGQAGRDLDAFFAKNGPAWHVHQGRKLDIPVLIGQGLSDNLFNLNQGLANFDRALTARARAKSIFVGYNAGHTLPSVVPPGYATAGDPCSVALGSPSFANLALRFMQLQLLDKPTGLSGFGAYHLATADGRCLTQRSLTPNKRFPLAKIVAPTGVGLPVNLPIAKGPITVAGTPTLTADVYTVIPRSVAYFALSVGKTPLTAKVVQNNTMPLRQQQTARGVRRTVELPAIAVDVPAGQNLYLTVAPVADMYAGQRGPLPGVMMLKNGVLKVHSAR, from the coding sequence ATGCGTCGTCGTGTGCTTGCTCTGTCCGCCGTGGTCGCGCTACTGCTGACGCCGGTGGTGCCGGCCGCCGCTGAGTCGACCGTGACCAGCGGCTGCGTCGCGTCGGTGCCCGAGCCGGGTACGACGACCCCGGTACGGATCTGCTACTCGCTCTTCAAACCCGCGGCCGCCTCGAGCCAGCACACCGTGCCGCTGATCTTCCACAGCCACGGCTGGGCGGGCAGTCGGACCACGGACCCGGCCGCGTTCAAGGCATGGCTCGACGCCGGGTTCGGGGTGCTGAGCTTCGACCAGCGGAGCTTCGGCCAGAGCACCGGCGTCGCGCACGTGATGAACCCGGACTTCGAAGGCCGCGACGTGGTCAAGCTCGTCGATCTCGTCGCCGGCCTGGACTGGGTGACCAAGCAGGGACCAGGCGACCCGTTGATCGGGGCCACCGGCGGGTCGTACGGCGGCGGCTACCAGTTCGCCGGCGCCTTCACCGAGCTGCGCGACAGCGGCCGGACCCGGTTCGATGCGCTCGCACCGGAGATCACCTGGTGGGATCTGAAGGAGAGCCTCGCGCCGCAGGAGGCCGCGCGGACCATGTGGCTCTCGATCCTGTTCGCGGGCGGCGGCACGCATCTGCCGCCGTCGGTCTCGAAGGCGTTCGTCACGCTGATCGCAACCGGCGGCTGGCCGCCTGGCCAGGCCGGGCGCGACCTCGACGCGTTCTTCGCCAAGAACGGACCCGCCTGGCACGTGCACCAGGGCCGCAAGCTCGACATCCCCGTACTGATCGGCCAGGGCCTGTCCGACAACCTGTTCAACCTCAACCAGGGCCTGGCGAACTTCGACCGCGCCCTCACGGCCCGCGCGCGGGCGAAGTCGATCTTCGTCGGGTACAACGCGGGCCACACGCTGCCCAGCGTCGTACCGCCCGGGTACGCGACCGCCGGCGACCCGTGCTCCGTCGCCCTCGGCTCGCCCAGCTTCGCCAACCTGGCGCTCCGCTTCATGCAGCTGCAGCTCCTGGACAAGCCGACCGGCTTGTCCGGCTTCGGTGCGTACCACCTGGCGACCGCCGACGGTCGTTGCCTCACGCAACGGAGCCTGACGCCGAACAAGCGCTTCCCGCTCGCCAAGATCGTCGCCCCGACCGGCGTCGGCCTGCCCGTCAACCTGCCGATCGCGAAGGGCCCGATCACCGTCGCCGGCACGCCCACCCTGACCGCGGACGTCTACACGGTCATCCCGCGCTCGGTCGCGTACTTCGCCCTCAGCGTCGGCAAGACTCCGCTCACCGCGAAGGTCGTCCAGAACAACACCATGCCGCTGCGCCAGCAGCAGACAGCCCGCGGCGTACGGCGAACCGTCGAGCTGCCGGCGATCGCTGTCGACGTCCCGGCAGGGCAGAACCTCTACCTGACTGTGGCGCCCGTCGCCGACATGTACGCCGGTCAACGCGGCCCGCTCCCCGGGGTGATGATGCTCAAGAACGGCGTACTGAAGGTCCATTCGGCGCGGTAG
- a CDS encoding HEAT repeat domain-containing protein: protein MTTRESPREVVRAACAEHGDDAVVDWCVAFLTGEIPGEAAYGAELPKLVAITGFDNPGGWTAPVDPVNYYWIRVWAARAFLYVWRDDVVDALLVAANDPAWRVREHVARITAQRELGQVVDALLPMLDHELPRVRTAAVRAVGAAGEYEHAAAIRPLAEDPDHTVRAAVERALTTLETRLDRPLQ, encoded by the coding sequence ATGACGACCAGGGAGTCGCCGCGGGAGGTCGTGCGGGCGGCGTGCGCCGAGCACGGCGATGATGCTGTCGTCGACTGGTGTGTCGCGTTCCTGACCGGGGAGATCCCGGGCGAGGCGGCGTACGGCGCCGAGTTGCCGAAGCTGGTGGCGATCACCGGGTTCGACAACCCGGGCGGCTGGACGGCGCCGGTCGACCCGGTCAACTACTACTGGATCCGCGTGTGGGCGGCGCGGGCGTTCCTGTACGTCTGGCGCGACGACGTCGTCGACGCGCTGCTGGTCGCGGCGAACGATCCGGCGTGGCGCGTCCGCGAGCACGTCGCGCGCATCACCGCCCAGCGCGAGCTGGGCCAGGTCGTCGACGCCCTCCTCCCGATGCTCGACCACGAGCTGCCCCGAGTCCGTACGGCGGCCGTCCGAGCAGTAGGCGCCGCAGGCGAGTACGAACACGCCGCCGCAATCCGCCCGCTCGCCGAAGACCCCGACCACACCGTCCGGGCCGCCGTAGAACGCGCCCTCACGACCCTGGAGACCCGCCTTGACCGACCACTCCAGTGA